A stretch of Pseudoclavibacter chungangensis DNA encodes these proteins:
- a CDS encoding methylated-DNA--[protein]-cysteine S-methyltransferase encodes MNRIVHESTRRHATVATTIGELLAVADGDVLTGLYFPAHRYPPAPDSIGGRVEASDDDVFSRLAKQLEAYFDGRRRAFDIAVHTSGDELSERVWALLREIPFGETTTYGALAARLGNPHLAQRVGQCVGHNPISIVIPCHRVLGADGSLTGFAGGLERKRFLLDLEEPEHVRAGRLF; translated from the coding sequence CGATCGGGGAGCTCCTCGCCGTCGCCGACGGCGACGTGCTCACCGGCCTCTACTTCCCCGCGCACCGCTACCCGCCCGCGCCCGACTCGATCGGTGGCCGCGTCGAGGCATCGGACGACGACGTGTTCTCCCGCCTCGCGAAGCAGCTCGAGGCGTACTTCGACGGGCGGCGCCGGGCGTTCGACATCGCGGTGCACACGTCCGGCGACGAGCTGTCGGAGCGCGTGTGGGCCCTCCTGCGCGAGATCCCCTTCGGCGAGACGACGACGTACGGGGCACTCGCCGCGCGGCTCGGCAACCCGCACCTCGCGCAGCGCGTCGGCCAGTGCGTGGGGCACAATCCGATCAGCATCGTCATCCCGTGTCATCGGGTGCTCGGTGCCGACGGCTCGCTCACGGGATTCGCCGGTGGCCTCGAACGCAAGCGGTTCCTGCTCGACCTGGAGGAGCCGGAGCACGTGCGAGCCGGGCGGTTGTTCTGA